Proteins encoded in a region of the Candidatus Omnitrophota bacterium genome:
- a CDS encoding MarC family protein, translated as MIKIFWLSFIPIFVAVDAIGILPIFVSLTRELSEKKKSIIIMHSVVTALCLAIGFVFFGKWIFKVLNITIGDFMIAGGIILFCIAIIDIVNPSKKHNTPAGEVGAVPLGTPLIAGPAVLTTSLLVAEQCGVYAASVSIFCNVALAGLMFYSSTLIIKALGERGTKVLSKIMHLLLAAIAVMLIRKGLEHIISLVAVS; from the coding sequence ATGATTAAAATCTTCTGGCTTTCCTTTATTCCCATATTTGTCGCGGTTGACGCTATAGGAATCCTGCCTATATTTGTGAGCCTGACCAGAGAATTGAGTGAAAAGAAGAAATCCATAATCATCATGCATTCGGTCGTAACCGCGCTTTGTCTTGCCATCGGTTTCGTTTTTTTCGGAAAGTGGATATTCAAAGTCCTCAATATCACCATAGGCGATTTTATGATAGCCGGCGGCATAATCCTTTTTTGCATAGCGATAATCGATATCGTAAATCCCAGCAAGAAACACAATACACCTGCCGGCGAAGTAGGCGCAGTGCCGTTAGGCACGCCGTTAATAGCCGGCCCGGCAGTTTTGACTACGTCATTATTGGTGGCGGAGCAATGCGGCGTCTACGCGGCGTCTGTATCCATCTTCTGTAATGTAGCGTTGGCCGGCCTGATGTTTTACTCCTCAACTCTCATCATAAAGGCTTTGGGTGAAAGAGGGACCAAAGTGCTCTCAAAGATAATGCATCTTCTTTTGGCTGCCATCGCCGTCATGTTGATAAGAAAAGGGCTTGAGCATATCATCTCATTAGTTGCGGTATCCTGA
- the lpdA gene encoding dihydrolipoyl dehydrogenase, whose product MSEKRDVAIIGAGPGGYVSAIRLSQLGKRPCVIDIDEARLGGVCLNEGCVSVKSLISNASKGRDIREMVSRSQEAVSALKSGLKSLFKKNGIEFISGKAKLLPGKKINVSQNGGKSAKIEADNIIIATGSSPNIPQGVIIDGESSITSNEAIKLEKLPKTMLVVGAGAIGVELASLFFRLGTKVTLIEALSRILPFEDEEVSKALARILAKKGMEVLTGRTIEPADKTAFEKILVVTGRKPNIDGLGLEDAGVKTKDGFIACDGKMRTSVKGIYAAGDVLNTPMYAHVAYREGIIAAEDICGVKVEPIDYENVPHVIFSDPEVAGVGLTEIQAKEGGYDIAVSKYFFKANAKAVIGKKDDGFVKIIADKKTRKLLGVHIIGEGATEIIHEFVLAKSAGLTVDAITKMVHAHPTLSEIAGEGAMAVFGKPIHG is encoded by the coding sequence ATGTCCGAAAAGCGCGATGTTGCCATAATAGGTGCGGGGCCAGGCGGATATGTTTCTGCTATAAGGCTCAGTCAGCTCGGAAAGAGGCCGTGCGTAATCGATATCGACGAAGCGCGTTTGGGCGGGGTATGCCTGAATGAGGGGTGCGTGAGCGTTAAATCGCTTATAAGCAATGCTTCTAAGGGGCGGGATATAAGAGAAATGGTATCTCGCTCGCAGGAAGCAGTATCAGCGCTAAAAAGCGGCCTGAAAAGCCTTTTTAAAAAGAACGGCATAGAATTCATAAGCGGTAAGGCAAAGCTGCTTCCCGGTAAAAAGATAAATGTATCCCAAAATGGCGGAAAATCCGCGAAGATAGAGGCGGATAATATAATTATAGCCACAGGTTCAAGCCCGAATATTCCACAAGGCGTAATCATAGATGGAGAATCGTCCATAACGAGTAATGAGGCGATTAAACTGGAAAAGCTGCCCAAAACGATGCTGGTCGTAGGCGCCGGTGCTATAGGAGTAGAGCTGGCGTCCCTCTTTTTCAGGCTTGGAACCAAAGTTACACTTATCGAGGCACTTTCCCGCATATTGCCTTTTGAGGACGAAGAGGTATCAAAAGCGCTTGCGAGGATTCTTGCGAAAAAGGGCATGGAAGTCCTTACCGGCCGAACGATAGAGCCGGCCGATAAGACGGCTTTTGAAAAAATATTAGTAGTTACCGGCAGGAAACCAAATATCGACGGACTCGGCTTAGAAGACGCGGGTGTCAAAACAAAAGACGGCTTCATAGCTTGCGACGGCAAGATGCGTACCAGCGTTAAGGGCATATACGCCGCGGGAGATGTCTTAAATACACCCATGTATGCACATGTGGCATACCGGGAGGGCATTATAGCCGCTGAGGATATATGCGGCGTAAAAGTAGAGCCTATAGATTATGAAAATGTGCCCCATGTGATCTTTTCCGATCCGGAGGTAGCCGGCGTAGGCCTTACTGAAATCCAGGCAAAAGAAGGCGGATATGATATAGCGGTATCAAAATATTTTTTCAAGGCGAACGCAAAGGCTGTAATAGGAAAAAAAGACGACGGATTCGTAAAGATAATAGCCGATAAGAAAACCAGAAAATTATTGGGGGTACACATAATAGGTGAGGGCGCTACTGAGATAATACACGAATTTGTCTTAGCCAAGAGCGCGGGCCTTACCGTGGACGCAATAACAAAGATGGTGCACGCGCACCCCACACTTTCCGAAATAGCGGGCGAGGGGGCAATGGCAGTATTCGGCAAGCCCATACACGGATAA
- a CDS encoding sulfide-dependent adenosine diphosphate thiazole synthase: MALDEVKISKAIIETYTNKLIKSLDVDVAIVGAGPAGMCCGYYLAKAGKKVAIFERKLSVGGGMWGGGIMFNEIVVQKKAKKILDEFGVKTRLYEKDYYMADSIESVSTICSKAVKRGVKIFNLISAEDVMIRKNKICGLVLNWTAVEIANLHVDPITMAARFVIDATGHAAEVVRIAEKKSGVPLNTKTGKVVGEGSMWAEVAEDMIVKNSKEVAPGLYVCGMCANAVFGGPRMGPIFGGMLLAGKKVAEELIKRLP, from the coding sequence ATGGCATTAGATGAAGTAAAGATTTCAAAAGCTATAATAGAAACTTATACCAACAAGCTTATTAAATCGCTTGATGTCGATGTTGCCATAGTCGGGGCAGGGCCGGCCGGCATGTGCTGCGGCTACTATCTGGCAAAGGCAGGCAAAAAGGTGGCGATTTTTGAAAGGAAGCTGTCTGTCGGCGGCGGGATGTGGGGCGGCGGCATAATGTTTAACGAAATAGTAGTTCAAAAGAAGGCCAAAAAGATACTGGATGAGTTTGGTGTCAAAACGAGGCTTTATGAGAAAGACTACTATATGGCGGATTCCATAGAGTCGGTATCCACTATCTGCTCAAAGGCGGTCAAACGAGGCGTAAAGATATTCAACTTGATCAGCGCCGAAGACGTCATGATAAGGAAGAATAAAATATGCGGCCTTGTTTTAAATTGGACCGCAGTTGAGATTGCAAATCTGCACGTCGATCCGATTACTATGGCTGCGCGTTTTGTAATTGATGCTACCGGCCACGCCGCGGAAGTCGTGCGCATAGCGGAGAAAAAATCCGGAGTGCCGCTCAACACAAAAACAGGTAAAGTAGTAGGAGAGGGTTCGATGTGGGCCGAGGTTGCCGAAGATATGATAGTTAAAAATTCAAAGGAAGTGGCACCCGGACTTTATGTGTGCGGTATGTGCGCAAACGCCGTTTTCGGAGGCCCCAGGATGGGCCCGATATTCGGCGGCATGTTATTGGCTGGAAAAAAAGTGGCGGAGGAGCTTATTAAAAGGCTTCCTTAA
- a CDS encoding NAD(P)/FAD-dependent oxidoreductase has protein sequence MLVKAAYDAIVIGGGPAGMMASGRAAERGKKVLLVEKNDMLGRKLLISGSGRSNITNAGSIDEHIANFGRSGKFLRNAFSEIFNTELIDFFKARGVVLKVERGKRVFPESGRSKDILDALKRYLHENRVDLILAAEVKDVIQDESGTKKVILARGVEYAAPSVAICTGGVSYPETGSTGFGFDAAKRLGHQLVDPRPALVPLVTESALPRTWQGLSLDNVKAAVIGDGERIAECFGDMIFTHFGLSGPIILDLSGPAYDLLQEKNCVEISLDLKPALDLSKLNNRLIRELAGNSNKALKNILKEILPAKMIPGFIDYCGLSKDKKANQITARERERLVKGLKDLRFRIKKTRPIEEAIVTRGGVNTKEIDPKTMESRLIKGLFFAGELIDVDAKTGGYNMQAAFSTGYVCGNNL, from the coding sequence ATGTTAGTTAAAGCAGCCTATGATGCCATAGTAATAGGCGGCGGCCCGGCAGGTATGATGGCCTCAGGAAGAGCAGCGGAGCGCGGGAAAAAGGTATTGTTAGTCGAAAAGAACGATATGCTCGGCAGGAAACTCCTTATCTCAGGATCCGGCCGCTCTAACATTACAAATGCCGGCAGCATAGATGAGCATATAGCCAATTTTGGCAGAAGCGGAAAATTTTTAAGGAATGCATTTTCTGAAATATTTAACACCGAATTAATCGATTTTTTTAAAGCGCGCGGCGTGGTGCTTAAGGTGGAGCGCGGTAAAAGGGTCTTTCCGGAATCGGGGAGATCAAAAGATATATTGGATGCTCTGAAGAGATATCTCCATGAAAATAGAGTAGACCTTATTTTAGCCGCCGAGGTAAAAGACGTAATTCAGGATGAGAGCGGCACGAAAAAGGTGATATTAGCCCGCGGTGTGGAATATGCCGCACCTTCAGTAGCCATATGCACGGGCGGCGTCTCTTATCCTGAGACCGGATCGACAGGCTTTGGTTTTGATGCAGCAAAGCGGCTGGGGCACCAACTGGTTGATCCAAGGCCCGCCCTTGTGCCGTTGGTTACGGAATCAGCCCTTCCGCGGACATGGCAGGGATTATCACTCGATAACGTAAAAGCGGCAGTGATCGGTGACGGCGAAAGAATAGCCGAATGTTTCGGCGATATGATCTTTACCCATTTCGGGTTAAGCGGGCCCATAATATTAGATTTAAGCGGCCCCGCATATGACCTCCTTCAAGAGAAAAATTGCGTAGAGATCTCACTAGACCTTAAACCGGCGCTCGACTTGTCAAAATTAAACAACAGGCTTATAAGAGAGTTGGCCGGGAATTCCAATAAGGCTCTAAAAAATATATTAAAAGAGATCCTGCCCGCAAAAATGATACCGGGCTTTATAGATTATTGCGGCCTTTCAAAGGATAAAAAGGCCAATCAGATAACCGCGCGAGAAAGAGAGCGCCTCGTAAAAGGCCTTAAGGATCTGCGGTTTCGGATAAAAAAGACGAGACCTATAGAAGAGGCAATAGTTACAAGAGGCGGAGTAAACACTAAAGAGATAGATCCTAAAACCATGGAGTCAAGACTGATTAAGGGATTATTTTTCGCCGGTGAACTCATAGATGTAGACGCCAAAACCGGCGGTTATAATATGCAGGCCGCTTTTTCTACCGGATACGTATGCGGCAATAATTTGTAG
- the maf gene encoding septum formation protein Maf codes for MKKIILASQSKRRSAILTSCGISHKVIPSGVREMHKSSGGPEALVMHNARIKAEQVAKGRRSGIILGVDTMVLFKGKLMGKPADKDAAKKMLRSFSGKRLLVYSGLHLIDTASGRSSTGFDITALRIKRILRRDIEKYFKLLGPYDKAGGFSIEGIGSIVFDDIKGSYYNVLGLPMAKLQELFQKIGLDLLDFVK; via the coding sequence ATGAAAAAAATAATACTGGCATCGCAATCCAAAAGAAGGTCCGCAATATTAACTTCCTGCGGCATATCGCACAAGGTCATACCGAGCGGTGTGCGTGAAATGCACAAATCCTCCGGAGGGCCTGAAGCGCTTGTTATGCATAACGCCAGGATAAAGGCCGAACAGGTGGCGAAAGGAAGAAGATCCGGTATTATCTTGGGTGTGGACACAATGGTTCTTTTCAAAGGAAAGCTTATGGGGAAACCGGCTGATAAGGATGCGGCAAAAAAGATGCTGCGCTCTTTCAGCGGGAAAAGGCTTTTAGTCTATTCGGGATTACATCTTATAGACACAGCAAGCGGAAGGTCGTCCACGGGGTTCGACATCACGGCGCTTCGCATAAAACGCATCCTGCGCCGGGACATAGAGAAATATTTCAAGTTGTTAGGGCCGTACGATAAAGCAGGCGGTTTTTCTATAGAAGGTATAGGATCTATAGTGTTTGACGATATAAAGGGTTCGTATTATAATGTGTTGGGCCTCCCGATGGCTAAATTGCAGGAACTTTTCCAGAAGATAGGTTTGGATCTATTGGATTTTGTGAAATAA
- a CDS encoding cob(I)yrinic acid a,c-diamide adenosyltransferase — MSITTKTGDKGVTSLLFGGLDKKDSPRMECCGALDELCSFLGLAKSVAKDKFAKALLEKVQNDLFVACSEVATKKSFIHKLNKRLGNNEIAYLESLIKALEKKYISKRCSFILPGENTFSAMLDVARAAARKAERKVVALKREKILKNPFAIVYLNRLSDLLFLMARSYEKPKR; from the coding sequence ATGAGCATAACCACAAAAACAGGCGATAAAGGCGTTACCTCGCTTCTTTTCGGCGGTTTGGACAAAAAAGACAGTCCGCGCATGGAATGTTGCGGCGCGCTTGACGAGCTTTGTTCATTCTTGGGCCTGGCGAAGAGTGTAGCGAAAGATAAATTTGCCAAAGCCCTTCTGGAAAAAGTGCAAAACGATCTATTTGTTGCCTGCTCTGAAGTGGCCACTAAGAAATCTTTTATTCATAAGCTCAATAAAAGGCTGGGAAATAACGAGATAGCGTACCTTGAGTCCTTGATAAAGGCACTGGAAAAGAAATATATATCCAAAAGGTGTTCTTTTATATTGCCGGGCGAAAACACATTTTCAGCTATGCTGGATGTCGCAAGAGCTGCGGCAAGAAAGGCCGAAAGAAAAGTAGTCGCGCTAAAAAGAGAGAAGATCCTTAAAAATCCCTTCGCAATAGTCTATTTAAACAGGCTCTCCGACCTCCTTTTTCTTATGGCAAGGTCTTATGAAAAGCCGAAAAGATAG
- a CDS encoding pyridoxamine 5'-phosphate oxidase family protein gives MKALPPEIVQFFRRQPFVIVSTVDSDNTPHNSCKGIVDIDEKGTVYILDLYRKNTLANLKRNPNISITAVDEHKFVGYCLKGIAAIVDKKLLTPRIIKAWEKRLAGRITHRLLKNIKDESVKGHTRHPESLFPKPEYMISVKVSEIVSLTPSHIK, from the coding sequence ATGAAAGCACTGCCCCCTGAAATAGTCCAATTTTTCCGAAGACAACCGTTTGTCATCGTCTCTACCGTTGACAGCGATAACACGCCGCATAATTCCTGTAAAGGCATAGTAGATATAGACGAAAAGGGCACCGTCTATATACTTGATCTTTACAGAAAAAATACGCTGGCTAACTTAAAGCGCAATCCTAATATAAGCATAACGGCTGTAGATGAACATAAATTCGTGGGCTATTGTCTTAAAGGCATAGCGGCCATAGTGGACAAGAAATTGCTTACTCCCCGGATTATAAAAGCTTGGGAAAAAAGATTAGCGGGGCGTATTACGCACCGGCTTCTTAAAAATATAAAGGATGAATCCGTTAAAGGGCACACTCGTCATCCCGAATCCCTTTTTCCCAAACCGGAATATATGATTTCCGTGAAGGTCAGTGAAATAGTGAGTCTTACACCTTCACATATAAAATAA
- a CDS encoding rubrerythrin family protein, which translates to MKSIKGTQTEKNLLASFAGESQARNRYTYFASVAKKAGYEQISAIFLETADNEKEHAKRFFKLLEGGEVEITASYPAGVIGETPTNLAAAAAGEHLEWTKLYKEAEEVARKEGFEEVAKQFKEIAEVEVEHEKRYKKLLSNIKEAKVFKKDAVVKWKCRNCGYIHEGKDAPKECPACAHPEAYYEVMCENY; encoded by the coding sequence ATGAAAAGTATAAAAGGTACGCAGACAGAAAAGAATCTTTTGGCTTCGTTCGCCGGAGAATCGCAGGCGAGAAACCGCTATACCTATTTTGCCAGCGTGGCAAAGAAGGCGGGTTACGAACAGATATCCGCTATATTTTTGGAGACCGCGGATAATGAAAAAGAGCACGCAAAGAGATTCTTTAAGCTTTTGGAGGGTGGCGAAGTAGAGATAACGGCGTCCTATCCCGCCGGTGTGATAGGTGAAACCCCAACCAATTTGGCCGCTGCTGCCGCAGGGGAGCATCTTGAATGGACCAAACTTTATAAGGAAGCCGAAGAGGTCGCGCGCAAAGAGGGATTTGAAGAAGTTGCCAAACAGTTTAAAGAGATAGCCGAAGTCGAAGTAGAACACGAAAAGAGATACAAAAAGCTGCTAAGTAATATTAAGGAAGCGAAGGTGTTCAAAAAGGATGCGGTGGTTAAGTGGAAATGCCGCAATTGCGGTTATATCCACGAAGGTAAAGACGCGCCAAAAGAATGCCCTGCTTGCGCGCAT
- the nth gene encoding endonuclease III, which yields MKSRKDRIKPVIRILRKKYPFPRTSLRHKNVFHLLVATILSAQCTDERVNKITPGLFKKYNTISAFACARRSSLEKDIRSTGFYRNKAKNIIAASQKILRDYNGRVPDSMKELVMLAGVARKTANIVLSSGFGKAEGIAVDTHVKRLSQRLGFSKEVNPERIEKDLMLLVPKEDWLDFNYLLVNYGREICMARKPLCPKCIINKLCPSRGIFYPALTP from the coding sequence ATGAAAAGCCGAAAAGATAGAATAAAGCCGGTCATACGCATACTCAGAAAAAAATACCCTTTCCCGCGGACCTCCCTTAGGCATAAAAATGTGTTTCATCTTTTGGTTGCCACAATACTTTCTGCGCAATGCACCGACGAAAGAGTAAATAAGATAACCCCCGGACTATTCAAAAAGTATAATACGATAAGCGCTTTTGCATGCGCTAGGAGATCATCCCTCGAAAAAGATATACGCTCAACCGGTTTTTATAGAAATAAGGCAAAGAATATAATAGCCGCTTCGCAAAAGATCTTGCGCGATTATAACGGCCGCGTGCCGGATTCCATGAAAGAGCTCGTTATGCTCGCCGGCGTTGCGCGCAAAACCGCGAATATAGTGCTTTCAAGCGGATTCGGTAAGGCAGAAGGTATAGCTGTAGACACGCACGTCAAAAGGCTTTCACAAAGGCTTGGGTTTAGTAAGGAAGTAAATCCGGAAAGAATAGAAAAGGATTTGATGCTTTTGGTACCGAAAGAAGACTGGCTGGATTTCAATTACCTTCTTGTGAACTACGGCAGAGAAATATGCATGGCAAGAAAACCGCTTTGTCCTAAATGTATAATAAATAAACTCTGCCCGTCAAGAGGTATATTTTATCCCGCGCTTACCCCTTAA
- a CDS encoding SDR family NAD(P)-dependent oxidoreductase: MADLTNKVVVVTGASDGIGRKTALFLAKCDAAIVLVARRKEALEIVLNNLAGGPKKHLSVVADISNDTDVKRLVEEVIKKYGKVDVLINNAAISYVGRVKDMDIKKAEDVININLLGTIRVTHGILPHMIEQKSGHIINVSSILGKGPAPYRSLYCASKYGMEGFMESLRLEVAKYNINVSIIRPPSVQTNFSKKIEVDSKVKHHALTNFKVIAVAKAISGLIKRPRREVNMGIMAGGFIFLTKHFPSLFDRIVREK; this comes from the coding sequence ATGGCTGATCTTACGAATAAGGTGGTCGTAGTGACGGGGGCCTCAGACGGTATAGGGCGCAAAACGGCACTTTTTTTGGCTAAATGTGATGCCGCTATAGTTTTAGTGGCGCGCAGAAAAGAAGCGCTGGAAATAGTGCTGAATAACTTGGCTGGAGGCCCAAAAAAACACCTTTCCGTAGTGGCTGATATATCAAACGACACGGATGTCAAGCGGCTTGTTGAAGAGGTAATCAAAAAATACGGGAAAGTGGACGTCCTTATCAATAATGCGGCAATCAGCTATGTAGGCAGAGTAAAAGATATGGACATTAAAAAAGCCGAAGACGTGATCAATATAAACCTTTTAGGCACCATCAGGGTTACGCATGGTATATTGCCGCATATGATCGAACAAAAGTCCGGCCATATAATAAATGTCTCCTCCATACTCGGCAAAGGGCCCGCGCCCTACAGGTCTCTTTATTGCGCCAGTAAATACGGCATGGAAGGTTTTATGGAAAGCCTCCGCCTTGAGGTCGCCAAATATAATATAAATGTCTCTATAATCAGGCCGCCTTCTGTGCAAACCAATTTTTCCAAAAAGATAGAAGTTGACAGTAAGGTGAAACATCATGCCTTGACCAATTTTAAGGTGATAGCGGTCGCAAAGGCAATATCGGGTCTTATCAAAAGGCCAAGACGCGAAGTAAATATGGGCATCATGGCAGGAGGTTTTATATTTTTAACAAAGCATTTTCCGTCTTTATTTGATAGAATAGTAAGGGAAAAGTAA
- the ychF gene encoding redox-regulated ATPase YchF, whose amino-acid sequence MKIGIIGLPQVGKKTIFKLLTGIDLSQAEQEKLRSPFKGIITVKDPRLDKIRAVYSPKKTTPAQIEAVLMPKIEGEYIKSGILFEHLNDADAICHIVRAFKDEMIYHIEGSVNPARDIDTINVELILSDLEFVEKRLERINKDSKRKNEVEQEKEKILLAMFKEHLEKGLPLCSLDIGAEHKKFLTNYPFITLKPMLAVLNTGEDDLKKEILPKDLAEKYKKTAMYIMQVSAKIENELAGLDSPEERESFLKELGIDEPAIDKLTRLLYKALGLVSFFTGGPSEARAWTIRKNNTAPQAAGAIHSDMERGFIRAEVIKYKDLIELGSEAKVKEAGRLMVKGKDYIVEDGDLLNIRFSV is encoded by the coding sequence ATGAAGATAGGCATTATAGGATTACCACAGGTAGGAAAAAAGACGATATTTAAACTTCTTACGGGCATCGATCTATCGCAGGCCGAACAGGAAAAACTGAGGTCGCCCTTCAAGGGGATTATAACCGTAAAAGATCCGCGGCTTGATAAGATACGAGCCGTATATTCTCCTAAGAAGACAACGCCCGCTCAGATAGAAGCGGTACTTATGCCGAAGATAGAAGGCGAATACATCAAAAGCGGCATACTCTTTGAACATCTTAATGATGCCGATGCCATATGCCATATAGTCAGGGCCTTTAAGGATGAGATGATTTATCATATAGAAGGTTCCGTTAATCCTGCGAGAGATATAGATACAATAAATGTTGAATTAATCCTGAGCGATCTTGAGTTTGTGGAAAAAAGGCTTGAGAGAATAAATAAAGACTCAAAGAGAAAGAACGAAGTGGAACAGGAAAAAGAGAAGATCCTTCTGGCGATGTTTAAAGAACACCTTGAGAAGGGCCTTCCCCTTTGCTCGCTTGATATAGGGGCCGAGCACAAGAAATTTTTAACGAATTATCCGTTTATAACCCTCAAGCCGATGCTTGCGGTGCTAAATACCGGCGAAGATGATTTAAAAAAAGAGATATTGCCTAAGGACTTGGCAGAGAAGTATAAAAAAACCGCTATGTATATAATGCAGGTTTCAGCTAAGATAGAAAATGAACTTGCGGGCCTCGATTCCCCCGAAGAGAGGGAGTCGTTTCTTAAAGAACTTGGCATAGATGAGCCGGCCATAGACAAGCTTACCAGGCTGTTGTATAAGGCCCTCGGCCTTGTCTCTTTTTTTACCGGCGGCCCTAGTGAAGCACGAGCATGGACTATAAGGAAGAATAACACTGCCCCGCAGGCGGCCGGCGCCATACACAGTGACATGGAGAGGGGATTTATAAGGGCAGAGGTCATAAAGTATAAGGATTTAATTGAGCTGGGGAGCGAAGCTAAGGTAAAGGAAGCCGGCCGGCTTATGGTAAAAGGCAAGGATTATATAGTCGAAGACGGCGATCTGCTGAACATAAGGTTTAGCGTCTAA
- a CDS encoding tRNA 4-thiouridine(8) synthase ThiI, with the protein MVKAIALMSGGLDSMLAAKIISLQGVEVEGVNFASVFHGSKAGGTPIASTAGMLGIPIKVFDVSEELFEIVKNPKHGYGRNMNPCIDCHAFMFKRAGLYMKESGASFLITGEVLGERPMSQRKPALDIVEKDSGMKGLILRPLSAKLLKPTIPEEKGWVARDKLMDIEGRSRKPQMELAKELGITKYPTPAGGCLLTDKGFADRLRDLIDSKPDVTVQDIRLLRVGRHFRLTKDARLAVGRDREDNDNLLKLARSGDVFFYPVKRKGPVALGRRILEKDDIIKASAVVARYSDKDPVSSEIEIAHKDFNEKKSIHIRVLPMAEKDLEGLRI; encoded by the coding sequence ATGGTTAAAGCCATAGCTTTGATGTCCGGCGGCTTGGATAGCATGTTAGCCGCGAAGATTATTTCGCTGCAAGGCGTGGAAGTCGAAGGGGTTAATTTTGCCAGCGTATTCCACGGCAGTAAAGCCGGCGGCACCCCAATAGCATCTACCGCAGGCATGCTGGGTATACCTATAAAGGTATTCGATGTCAGCGAAGAACTATTTGAAATAGTTAAAAATCCGAAACACGGCTATGGACGCAATATGAACCCTTGCATAGACTGCCACGCGTTTATGTTTAAAAGGGCCGGACTATATATGAAAGAATCGGGAGCGTCTTTTCTCATAACCGGCGAGGTGCTGGGGGAGCGGCCCATGTCCCAGAGAAAGCCGGCCCTGGATATAGTCGAAAAAGATAGCGGCATGAAAGGGCTTATCCTTCGTCCTCTCTCGGCAAAATTGCTGAAGCCCACGATTCCGGAAGAGAAAGGATGGGTGGCGAGAGATAAACTGATGGACATAGAAGGCCGCTCGCGAAAACCTCAGATGGAACTTGCGAAAGAACTGGGAATTACAAAATATCCGACGCCTGCCGGCGGATGCCTTTTGACCGATAAAGGCTTCGCAGATAGGTTGAGGGACCTTATAGATTCTAAGCCCGATGTAACTGTTCAGGACATAAGGCTGCTCAGAGTGGGCAGGCATTTCAGATTGACCAAAGACGCGCGGCTCGCGGTAGGCAGGGATAGGGAGGATAATGATAATCTGCTTAAACTGGCCCGGTCAGGCGATGTCTTTTTTTATCCCGTAAAAAGAAAAGGTCCGGTTGCGCTGGGCAGGCGGATTCTTGAAAAAGATGATATAATAAAAGCCTCTGCCGTAGTTGCAAGATATAGCGATAAAGATCCGGTATCGAGTGAAATAGAAATAGCCCACAAAGACTTCAACGAAAAAAAGTCCATCCATATAAGAGTCCTGCCGATGGCGGAAAAGGACCTGGAGGGCCTAAGAATATAG